The DNA region TTCTTTGTCTTTAAGAATTGCTTCAATTAATTCTTTCTTGTTCATAATGCCTCCATACAGTTTAATAACGTAATTCAATGGTGAGGTATTTTCTTAATTTTGACAAGTACTTGAAATAAAAAAAATGACAAAAAAGCTAAAAAACTTCAATGATAGAGCGGCATTTCACGAAAGGCACATCTACAAACCAATGTCAATGCACCTTTTGACACTTCCTACTTTAAAAAACGCTTTAAAACGCGTCCTATAACCTCGATATAGTCATCTACCATTTCCTTTCTCATTAAATGAGAGAAAGAAAACCGAATTGCCGATTTTGACTCTGCTTCACTGTATCCCATACTTAATAAGACACGACTAGGAACGATGGCCCCTGACGAACAAGCTGAACCTGATGAAATATCAACTCGAGATAAGTCAAAAGCAGTCATTAGAACATCTACTTTTTGACCTGGTATAATAAGATAAATCGTATTCGCATTTCTTTTCTTTGCTTTAGCTCCGGCGACAACAAGCCTTGAACTTAAAGATAAAAGATGCTCTTCTATCAAGTCTCTTGCTTGTTTCAACTCCTCATAAGAAAAAGAGGCCATCAAATCTTTTAGTGCAAGTTTTATAGAATAGATCCCAGGAACATTTTCCGTTCCAGAGCGCATACCTTGTTGCTGTCCCCCACCTCTGACAAGAGGATGAAATCGTAGGCCGTGACGAACAAAACTAAAACCAACTCCTTTCATTCCACCAAATTTATGGGCAGAATAAGTATAGAAGTCGAGCTCCTCTTTGATTGTTTCCCACTCGTTAATTTTTCCAATTGATTGAACGGCATCAACGTGAACGAGACAACCAGTTTGTTCTTTAATTTTTAAGGCGTCTTCTAAAGGCCACACAACCCCTGTCTCATTATTGACAAAAGTATAATTCAGTAAGACTTCACCTTCGCATTGTTTTACTAGGGAGACGACTTCCTCTAAAGAAATATCACCTTGATCATCAACATCAAAAGCAATGACTTTATGACCAAGAAGCTCTAAATCTTCTCTAAGGTTGTTAATGCATGAATGATCAGTTTTCGAATGAATAAAAGTAAACTTCTTCTTTTCTTTGAAAGCTGAAAAAGACAGTCCTTTTACAATAGTGTTAATCCCTTCACTAGCACCAGAGTGATAGAAGACATCATGTGATTTCTCAAGTGAAAAAGTATCAAAAAGAAACTCAGTCGTTTCGTTGATATGCTTTTTAGCTTGTTTACCGGAATGATGGATTGAACTGGGGTTTGCAAAAGGTAAATCACCCTTAGCGATCCATTCTTGAACAGAAGGCGCTAAGGGTGATGTTGCATTATAATCGAAATAAAATCTGTTATTGATTAATTTCACCAATTGGGTTCCTAATAGCAGAAGCTAGGCCACCCAAAGTTACGTCAGAAGAAGAAGTTGTAGACTCTGTTACAGTTTCGTTACCTGTATTATTTTGAGAAGAAGTTTCTTGAGTTGGAATTTCAATCTCAACAGACTTTCTTACAAGATCACCTAGTGAAGTTGTCGCTAGGTATTCGCTCATAATAACACCAAGGTTTTGAAAATAATTCTTAGACAGATGAAATTCTACTGTGTTCGCTTGTTCTGCTTCACTTCCAAGAATGTCCTTAGCAGGGTTAATATTTTCTCCAACACAGTCTAATACGTCTTTAACTGTGATTTGATCCATTGATCTAGATAAAACATATCCACCACCTGGTCCTCTAACAGACTTAACTGCTTGACCATTTCTTAGCTTTCTAAAAAGCTGCTCTAGGTAGTGTAGTGAGATGTTTTGTCTTTGTGAAATTTCCTGCAGACGGACAGGGTTTCCATTGCTGTGAACAGTTAAGTCTAACATTGCTCTTACAGCGTAACGTCCTTTAGATGTAAGTCTCATTGGTCTTCCTCCATAAATCCTAATAAGAGAGTGAACTCGGTTTTTCTTTCATGAATCGTAATGTGCGTGTCGCTCTCGATGAAGTCACAAGTCCTTTGCCTTCATCTTGTAGCATTTGTTCATTCCAGTGAACCCGAGCTACACAAATAGTATGACAAGAAATCGAAAGCCCCGTCAACTTCATTTCCAGATAAAAAAGAACAAAAAATGTCATGTTCTACGAAATTAAGTTTCACTTATGCTAAAGATCAATAAGCTCAGGTATTTACTGGGCTTTTTTAAG from Halobacteriovorax sp. GB3 includes:
- a CDS encoding Rrf2 family transcriptional regulator: MRLTSKGRYAVRAMLDLTVHSNGNPVRLQEISQRQNISLHYLEQLFRKLRNGQAVKSVRGPGGGYVLSRSMDQITVKDVLDCVGENINPAKDILGSEAEQANTVEFHLSKNYFQNLGVIMSEYLATTSLGDLVRKSVEIEIPTQETSSQNNTGNETVTESTTSSSDVTLGGLASAIRNPIGEINQ
- a CDS encoding cysteine desulfurase family protein translates to MKLINNRFYFDYNATSPLAPSVQEWIAKGDLPFANPSSIHHSGKQAKKHINETTEFLFDTFSLEKSHDVFYHSGASEGINTIVKGLSFSAFKEKKKFTFIHSKTDHSCINNLREDLELLGHKVIAFDVDDQGDISLEEVVSLVKQCEGEVLLNYTFVNNETGVVWPLEDALKIKEQTGCLVHVDAVQSIGKINEWETIKEELDFYTYSAHKFGGMKGVGFSFVRHGLRFHPLVRGGGQQQGMRSGTENVPGIYSIKLALKDLMASFSYEELKQARDLIEEHLLSLSSRLVVAGAKAKKRNANTIYLIIPGQKVDVLMTAFDLSRVDISSGSACSSGAIVPSRVLLSMGYSEAESKSAIRFSFSHLMRKEMVDDYIEVIGRVLKRFLK